A genomic region of Raphanus sativus cultivar WK10039 chromosome 6, ASM80110v3, whole genome shotgun sequence contains the following coding sequences:
- the LOC108813012 gene encoding CDPK-related kinase 1 — MGMCHGKPIEHQQKQSTLQQPSDEAPTSSHPPAAAKSSGFPFYSPSPLPSLFKSSPAVSSTSASSTPLRIFKRPFPPPSPAKHIRAFLARRHGGGSNKPNEVPIPEGEEFEIGLDKSFGFSKHFASHYEIDGEVGRGHFGYTCSAKGKKGSLKGQEVAVKVIPKSKMTTAIAIEDVSREVKILRALTGHKNLVQFYDAFEDDENVYIVMELCKGGELLDKILQRGGKYSEDDAKQVMVQILSVVSYCHLQGVVHRDLKPENFLFSTKDETSPLKAIDFGLSDYVKPDERLNDIVGSAYYVAPEVLHRTYGTEADMWSIGVIAYILLCGSRPFWARTESGIFRAVLKAEPNFEEAPWPSLSPDAVDFVKRLLNKDYRKRLTAAQSLCHPWLVGSHELRIPSDMIIYKLVKVYIMSTSLRKSALQALAKTLTVPQLAYLREQFTLLGPSKNGYISMQNYKTAILKTATDATKDSRVLDFVHMISCLQYKKLDFEEFCASALSVYQLEAMETWEQHARRAYELFEKDGNRPIMIEELASELGLGPSVPVHVVLQDWIRHSDGKLSFLGFVRLLHGVSSRTLQKA, encoded by the exons ATGGGGATGTGTCACGGCAAACCCATCGAGCACCAGCAGAAACAGAGCACCCTCCAACAACCCTCCGACGAAGCTCCGACGAGTTCTCATCCCCCGGCGGCGGCGAAATCCTCAGGCTTTCCGTTCTACAGCCCGAGCCCTCTACCCAGCTTGTTCAAATCCTCCCCCGCCGTCTCCTCGACGAGCGCGAGCTCCACGCCTCTCCGCATCTTCAAGAGGCCTTTCCCTCCTCCTTCCCCTGCCAAGCACATACGCGCTTTCCTCGCGCGTCGTCACGGCGGCGGCTCAAACAAACCCAACGAGGTCCCGATCCCTGAAGGGGAGGAGTTCGAGATCGGTCTCGACAAGAGCTTCGGGTTCTCCAAGCACTTTGCGTCGCACTACGAGATCGATGGGGAGGTGGGTCGGGGGCATTTTGGGTATACTTGCTCTGCCAAGGGTAAAAAAGGAAGCTTGAAGGGTCAGGAAGTTGCTGTTAAAGTCATCCCTAAGTCCAAG ATGACAACTGCAATTGCAATTGAGGACGTTAGTAGAGAAGTGAAGATATTGAGAGCTCTGACTGGTCACAAGAACTTAGTCCAGTTCTATGACGCGTTTGAAGATGATGAAAACGTTTATATCGTGATGGA GTTATGTAAAGGCGGTGAACTCTTGGACAAAATACTTCAAAG GGGTGGCAAATACTCAGAAGATGATGCTAAACAAGTCATGGTTCAGATTCTTAGCGTGGTATCTTACTGTCATCTACAAGGTGTGGTTCACCGTGATCTTAAACCAGAG AACTTTCTCTTCAGCACCAAAGATGAGACTTCTCCTCTAAAAGCAATTGATTTTGGTCTCTCTGATTATGTCAAGCCAG ACGAGAGGTTGAATGACATTGTCGGAAGTGCTTATTACGTAGCCCCGGAGGTTCTGCACCGTACATACGGAACAGAAGCTGACATGTGGAGTATTGGAGTGATTGCTTATATACTTCTCTGTGGCAGTAGACCCTTTTGGGCACGTACTGAATCCGGAATCTTTAGAGCTGTTCTCAAGGCGGAACCGAACTTTGAAGAAGCTCCTTGGCCGTCGCTATCACCTGATGCTGTAGATTTTGTGAAAAGATTGCTTAACAAAGATTACCGTAAAAGACTAACTGCAGCTCAGTCTTTGT GTCATCCGTGGCTAGTTGGCTCGCATGAGCTAAGGATACCATCTGATATGATCATATACAAGCTTGTGAAAGTGTACATAATGTCTACTTCTTTGAGAAAATCAGCTTTGCAG GCGCTTGCCAAGACATTAACTGTACCACAATTAGCTTATCTGAGGGAGCAGTTTACATTGTTGGGGCCAAGCAAAAATGGATATATCTCAATGCAGAATTACAAAACA GCAATCCTAAAGACTGCAACAGATGCTACTAAGGATTCAAGAGTCTTAGATTTTGTTCACATG ATAAGTTGTCTTCAATACAAGAAGCTAGACTTTGAAGAGTTCTGTGCATCAGCATTAAGCGTTTATCAGCTGGAAGCGATGGAGACATGGGAGCAACACGCACGTCGTGCTTACGAGTTGTTTGAGAAAGACGGGAATAGACCCATCATGATTGAGGAACTTGCATCG GAACTTGGACTGGGGCCATCAGTTCCGGTGCACGTTGTGCTACAAGATTGGATAAGACATTCAGATGGAAAGCTTAGTTTCTTGGGTTTTGTGAGACTACTACACGGCGTTTCTTCTCGGACATTACAGAAAGCTTAG
- the LOC108811977 gene encoding F-box protein At2g41170-like has product MVLSFCSLAFSFPPHFLFSMENTYLKILSFCFSNPICWLLILSWLARNIIHTNGIRRTLAWRKKTRKNKKKNPDDENKMSLLDLPDLTLDCILEKLSPSELCVMTCVCSELRDKCGSDHLWEKHVEKRWGRVMGDAAIKEWKSHVATLMSCFRNSNRSSRNNTRQWRSRLAANLKPFSWLKTNHGCHNRGSSSAIDSVMYWYSTLENGKFWFPAQVYNRENGHVGFMMSCYDARVRYDAKTDTFQARYSAHGRRAAEENVTWQRLRPSLVDTESRDLHVSDCLQELRPGDHFEIQWRRTKEFPYGWWFGVVGHLQNCGGEESCRCIADENVVMEFRQFKPESPWKTTVLKRREHRETGNEVCGFYGGVKKLGTEEEVSTWKRLWPSQVLD; this is encoded by the exons ATGGTATTGTCATTCTGTTCTCTCGCTTTCTCTTTTCCACCACATTTCTTGTTTTCAATGGAGAACACGTACCTCAAGATCCTTTCGTTTTGCTTCTCCAACCCGATTTGTTGGTTACTCATACTTTCTTGGCTTGCAAGAAACATTATCCATACTAATGGAATAAGAAGAACATTAGCATggagaaagaaaacaagaaagaataagaagaagaatccAGATGATGAAAACAAAATGTCTCTGCTGGATTTACCTGACTTAACCTTAGACTGCATCTTGGAGAAGCTCTCTCCATCTGAGCTATGTGTTATGACTTGTGTTTGCTCTGAGCTAAGGGATAAATGTGGGAGCGATCATCTTTGGGAGAAGCACGTGGAGAAGAGATGGGGGAGAGTAATGGGTGATGCAGCGATTAAAGAGTGGAAGTCACATGTCGCCACGTTAATGTCATGTTTCAGAAACTCTAATAGAAGTAGTAGAAATAACACAAGACAATGGAGGTCGAGGCTTGCTGCCAATCTTAAACCTTTTTCATGGTTAAAAACAAACCATGGTTGCCATAACAGAGGTTCGTCATCAGCTATTGATTCTGTGATGTATTGGTATTCGACTCTTGAGAATGGCAAGTTCTGGTTTCCTGCTCAGGTCTACAACCGAGAG AACGGACATGTTGGATTCATGATGTCGTGTTACGATGCTAGAGTCAGATACGATGCCAAGACTGATACATTTCAAGCAAG ATACTCGGCGCATGGACGGCGTGCGGCGGAGGAAAACGTGACGTGGCAGAGACTGAGACCGTCTCTAGTGGACACAGAGTCACGTGACCTACATGTTTCTGATTGTCTGCAGGAACTTAGACCTGGTGACCATTTCGAGATCCAGTGGAGAAGAACTAAAGAGTTCCCTTATGGCTGGTGGTTTGGAGTTGTGGGTCACCTTCAAAACTGTGGCGGAGAAGAGAGCTGTCGTTGCATCGCCGACG AGAATGTGGTGATGGAGTTTAGACAGTTCAAACCGGAGTCACCGTGGAAAACGACGGTGTTAAAGAGGAGGGAACACCGTGAGACGGGGAATGAGGTCTGTGGTTTTTACGGCGGTGTAAAGAAGTTGGGTACAGAGGAAGAAGTTTCTACCTGGAAGCGGTTGTGGCCTTCTCAAGTTTTAGactaa
- the LOC108809652 gene encoding sigma factor binding protein 2, chloroplastic, with translation MKSSSTLLTSLNQRQPSSSPTRKQPKQKRKATTTNDNKPIKVRYISNPMRVETCPSKFRELVQELTGQDAADLPQEATTYAAADPQQVEMNPEPLEEGIREYYSPLDEEVFNAPQMSAGLSAFFSSGFYNVNALGSIGSL, from the coding sequence ATGAAGTCATCATCGACCTTGCTCACAAGCTTGAACCAGAGACAGCCATCTTCATCTCCGACAAGAAAACAACCGAAGCAGAAGAGGAAAGCCACGACGACTAACGATAACAAACCCATCAAAGTCCGTTACATATCGAATCCTATGAGAGTAGAGACTTGCCCTTCTAAGTTCAGAGAGCTTGTTCAAGAACTCACCGGTCAAGACGCCGCCGATCTACCTCAGGAGGCCACCACTTACGCCGCGGCAGATCCTCAACAGGTGGAGATGAATCCTGAGCCTTTGGAAGAAGGGATCCGTGAGTACTACTCACCGTTGGATGAGGAAGTGTTCAATGCTCCTCAAATGTCGGCGGGTCTGTCTGCGTTTTTCTCGTCTGGATTTTACAATGTGAATGCCTTAGGGAGCATTGGCTCTCTCtaa
- the LOC108811979 gene encoding rhomboid-like protein 18, whose protein sequence is MNGGPSGFNNAPVTRAFVITSALFTVFFGIRGGGGGGSSKLGLSYQDIFEKFKIWKLIKSNFAFSSTPELFFGVYLLYYFRVFERQIGSNKHSVFILFSGFVSLILQTIVLSLFKDPTANLLTSGPYALIFASFVPFYLDIPVTKRFNVFGAHFSDKSFIYLAGVQLLLSSWKRSMLPGICGIIAGSLYRLNIFGIRKAKIPEFIASFFSRMSLPSSRSHSQAPTRTSPSLGRQAVRSYQAPVPSSIEPSEEAIATLVSMGFDQNAARQALVHARNDVNAATNILLESHSH, encoded by the exons ATGAACGGAGGTCCCTCTGGTTTCA ATAATGCTCCGGTCACGAGAGCCTTCGTCATCACCAGCGCCCTCTTCACTGTCTTCTTCGGGATccgtggaggaggaggaggaggctctTCCAAGCTCGGTTTGTCTTACCAG GATATTTTCGAGAAGTTCAAGATATGGAAGCTAATCAAATCGAATTTCGCCTTCTCCTCCACCCCTGAATTGTTCTTTGGCGTCTATCTGCTTTACTACTTCCGTGTCTTTGAGAGACAGATTGGTTCCAATAAGCACTCG GTTTTCATCTTGTTCTCTGGGTTTGTATCACTAATTCTACAGACCATTGTGTTATCACTGTTCAAAG ACCCTACAGCAAACCTACTGACATCTGGACCATACGCCCTCATATTTGCTTCCTTTGTACCCTTCTATTTGGACATTCCTGTCACAAAGAGGTTCAATGTATTTGGCGCTCACTTCTCTGATAAATCATTCATATATCTTGCTGGTGTCCAG CTTTTACTATCATCTTGGAAAAGATCCATGTTACCTGGAATTTGCGGCATAATTGCTGGTTCATTGTATCGGTTGAACATCTTTGGTATCCGCAAGGCAAAG ATTCCAGAGTTCATTGCTTCCTTCTTTTCCCGAATGTCTTTGCCATCCTCGCGCAGCCATTCTCAAGCACCAACAAGGACATCACCCAGCTTAGGTCGCCAAGCAGTG agatCATATCAAGCTCCGGTGCCGTCAAGTATAGAGCCATCTGAGGAAGCAATAGCTACTCTGGTGTCCATGGGATTTGACCAGAACGCAGCTAGACAGGCCCTTGTACACGCCAGAAATGATGTCAATGCAGCCACCAACATTCTTCTTGAATCCCACTCTCACTAG
- the LOC108811982 gene encoding uncharacterized protein LOC108811982 — protein MATMSTTHRSRTTHGSKRLVLLSLLSVALLLLLLLSSAFSVEYFFSRRTSRSKRQQHSLSDKYLYWGDRVNCPGKNCEACAGLGHQESSLRCALEEAMFLNRTFVMPSRMCINPIHNKKGLLNESFCVVCFVGWEVSSCAMESLYDVDLISEKIPVILDDSETWHIVLSTGMKLKERGIAHVNGATTTTSRRELNDSTSHYANLLLINRTASPLAWFVECKDRINRTNVMLPYSFLPSMAAPKLRNAAEKIKSQLGDYDAIHVRRGDKLKTRRDRFHVERSQFPHLDRDTRPEFIMTRIHKQIPPGRTLYIGSNERTPGFFSPLSARYKVAYSSNFSEILDPVIENNYQLFMVERLIMMGAKTFFKTFREYETDLTLTDDPKKNKNWEIPVYTMDQEKEELKTTE, from the exons ATGGCGACGATGAGCACAACCCACAGGTCCAGAACCACTCACGGATCCAAAAGACTTGTTCTTTTATCTTTACTCTCCGTCGCATtgctcctccttcttcttctctcctcggCCTTCTCCGTTGAATACTTCTTCTCGAGGAGGACTTCTCGTAGCAAGAGACAACAACACAGCTTGTCGGACAAGTACTTGTACTGGGGAGACAGAGTGAACTGCCCTGGCAAGAACTGCGAGGCATGTGCCGGTTTGGGACACCAAGAATCCAGCCTTAGATGCGCACTCGAAGAAGCCATGTTTCTCAACAGGACGTTTGTTATGCCTTCTCGGATGTGCATCAATCCCATACATAACAAGAAAGGTTTACTCAATGAAAG tttttgtgttgtgtGTTTTGTTGGTTGGGAAGTGAGCTCTTGTGCAATGGAGTCATTGTATGATGTTGACCTCATCTCAGAGAAGATCCCTGTGATCTTGGATGACTCGGAGACTTGGCACATTGTGCTGTCTACAGGTATGAAGTTGAAGGAACGAGGGATTGCGCATGTGAATGGAGCTACTACTACTACAAGTAGGCGTGAGCTTAATGACTCTACTAGTCACTATGCTAATCTTTTGCTCATTAACCGAACCGCAAGTCCTCTCGCATG GTTTGTTGAGTGCAAGGATCGAATTAACCGTACCAACGTCATGCTTCCTTATTCATTTCTCCCTAGTATGGCAGCACCAAAATTGAGAAATGCTGCAGAAAAG ATAAAATCACAACTGGGTGACTATGATGCAATCCATGTTCGTCGAGGCGACAAACTGAAAACAAGAAGAGACAGGTTTCACGTTGAAAGAAGTCAGTTTCCACACTTAGACAGAGACACACGCCCGGAGTTTATCATGACCAGGATACACAAGCAGATTCCACCAGGGAGAACTCTTTACATCGGTTCTAATGAGAGAACCCCTGGATTTTTCTCGCCTCTCTCTGCCAG GTACAAAGTGGCTTATTCGTCCAACTTCAGTGAGATTTTGGATCCTGTAATAGAGAACAACTATCAGTTGTTCATGGTGGAAAGGCTGATAATGATGGGTGCAAAGACATTCTTCAAGACGTTTAGAGAGTATGAAACGGATCTTACTTTAACAGATGATCCTAAAAAGAACAAGAACTGGGAGATACCTGTTTACACCATGgatcaagaaaaagaagaacTAAAGACTACGGAATGA